A genomic stretch from Arachis stenosperma cultivar V10309 chromosome 3, arast.V10309.gnm1.PFL2, whole genome shotgun sequence includes:
- the LOC130967841 gene encoding dolichyl-diphosphooligosaccharide--protein glycosyltransferase subunit 4A-like has translation MIDDQVLGFIANFLGIFSFALVIAYHLVMSNLKYKAS, from the coding sequence ATGATTGATGATCAAGTCTTGGGATTCATTGCTAACTTTCTTGGCATTTTCAGTTTTGCTTTGGTTATAGCATATCACTTGGTTATGAGCAACCTTAAATATAAAGCTAGCTAG